In Cetobacterium sp. ZOR0034, the DNA window TAAACATTTTTATCTCCTATTATGATCTGTATTTTTTTTTATTCTTCAAATATTTCATTAATACTTCAAACCATTGTGGATCTTTTTTTGTAGCCCATACTATAAATCCATGAAGTATTATTGATAACATTATAAAAAATATTATATAAAAAAATGTACCTGTTGCAAAAATCCCTACCATAGCTAGTACACCATTAAAAATTACTGGTTTCTTTGACCCTCCACCCATTGTCAAAGGAGTTGTTAAAGCCTTTGGGACTTTTTGTCTATAATCCATTAGACCACCTCATTTAATATATATTCTCCATTTTTATAGCCATCAACTGTTACAATTTGTGTAATTTTTCTCTGACCTTCAACTTTTGCTATTACTACAACTAAATCTACAGCTCTAGCAATAAGTTTAGATTGTGGATTCGCTGAAACTTCTTGAATATATTGCTCTAATTTTTCTAAACCTCCTAAACAATCATCAGCATGAATTGTAGATATTCCACCTGGGTGTCCACTATTCCATGCTTTTAATAAATCTAAAGCAGCTCCATCTCTTATTTCTCCCACTATGATTCTTTCAGGAGTTTTTCTCATTGTTATTTTAATTAAATCTCTTATGCTTGTATTTTTACAAGTTTTCATTCTAACTTTATTTTCTGTTTCACATTGTAATTCTTGTACATCTTCTATTAAAACAACTCTATTTTTATATTTTGCTATTTCTTTTAAAATAGCATTACATAGTGTAGTCTTTCCTGAAGATGTTCCACCAACTACTAATATATTTTTTCTATCTTTAACAGCTTCTTCAATTATATTTTTTTGACGTATTGTCATTACTTCGTTTTTTAAGTAATCATTAAGTGAAAAGACTCTAATAGCTTTTTTTCTAATATTAAAACTAACATTAGAAACAATTGGAGGAATTTCTATTTGAAATCTAAATCCTGTTCCTGGTAATTCTCCACCTAAATGTGGACAATCTTGATTTATCTCTGCTCCAATATGACTTGCTAGTAAATAAGCTACACTTAATGCTTTTTCATTATCTATAATTACTCCTGTAT includes these proteins:
- a CDS encoding VirB3 family type IV secretion system protein, which produces MDYRQKVPKALTTPLTMGGGSKKPVIFNGVLAMVGIFATGTFFYIIFFIMLSIILHGFIVWATKKDPQWFEVLMKYLKNKKKYRS
- the trbB gene encoding P-type conjugative transfer ATPase TrbB, with product MNSSLIQLLNYSLGQEVVKYFSDDSVIEIMLNDDGKLWIDTFDGTKDTGVIIDNEKALSVAYLLASHIGAEINQDCPHLGGELPGTGFRFQIEIPPIVSNVSFNIRKKAIRVFSLNDYLKNEVMTIRQKNIIEEAVKDRKNILVVGGTSSGKTTLCNAILKEIAKYKNRVVLIEDVQELQCETENKVRMKTCKNTSIRDLIKITMRKTPERIIVGEIRDGAALDLLKAWNSGHPGGISTIHADDCLGGLEKLEQYIQEVSANPQSKLIARAVDLVVVIAKVEGQRKITQIVTVDGYKNGEYILNEVV